A single region of the Paramicrobacterium fandaimingii genome encodes:
- a CDS encoding glycosyltransferase family 4 protein, with amino-acid sequence MRIALATSSYAPHVGGVEEHVRNLADVLRRRGHEIAVWTVARDGKFSQQQRDGVQVWNLPAPLPARTLRDVAQFATAAPRAWSQWNRAFRALKPDVIHVHCFGPNGTYANALAARHQTTLMVSSHGETLADDAGVFEHSRLAQTSLRSAVHRSAIVTGCSRVVLADLEARFGLDSDKGFVVPNGIDLHETTTADTSASVLPGVTGRYVAAVGRLQRVKGFDLLVHAFARAQLGADVSLVIGGDGPERTRLRELAVQNGIGHQLVLPGQLSRGQVAELLRNAAAVAVPSRFEAFGIAALETWRAETPLIVTNRGGPPEFVTHEVDGLLCDPTAIDTFAAFIATVLDNSSFARTLAENGRRRVESFTWDHTASAYEALYAQF; translated from the coding sequence ATGAGGATCGCACTGGCGACGAGCTCATACGCGCCGCACGTGGGAGGGGTCGAAGAGCACGTACGCAACCTCGCTGATGTCTTGCGCCGAAGAGGTCATGAGATCGCTGTCTGGACCGTCGCTCGTGACGGCAAATTCTCTCAGCAGCAGCGCGACGGCGTTCAGGTTTGGAACCTTCCCGCCCCGCTTCCCGCCCGAACCCTTCGGGACGTTGCGCAGTTCGCCACCGCTGCGCCCCGAGCGTGGAGCCAGTGGAATCGGGCATTCCGAGCGCTGAAACCCGATGTTATTCACGTACATTGCTTTGGACCAAACGGAACGTATGCGAACGCACTTGCAGCACGACACCAAACGACACTGATGGTCAGTTCGCACGGCGAGACTCTTGCCGACGATGCGGGGGTCTTCGAGCACTCACGTCTGGCGCAGACGAGCTTGCGCTCGGCCGTCCACCGCTCCGCCATCGTCACCGGCTGTTCACGAGTCGTCCTCGCCGATTTGGAAGCACGCTTCGGTCTTGATTCTGACAAAGGATTTGTCGTTCCCAACGGCATTGACCTGCACGAAACAACCACCGCCGATACGAGCGCTTCAGTGCTCCCCGGAGTCACGGGGCGCTACGTCGCGGCCGTCGGACGTCTTCAGCGAGTGAAGGGCTTCGATCTGCTCGTTCACGCGTTTGCGCGCGCCCAGCTTGGCGCCGATGTGAGCTTGGTGATCGGCGGCGATGGCCCGGAGAGGACACGATTGCGAGAACTGGCAGTGCAGAACGGTATCGGTCACCAACTCGTGTTGCCCGGGCAGCTTTCTCGCGGACAGGTTGCGGAACTCCTGCGAAACGCCGCAGCCGTTGCCGTACCAAGTCGGTTCGAAGCATTCGGAATTGCCGCACTCGAGACATGGCGCGCCGAGACACCGCTCATCGTGACGAACCGGGGCGGGCCGCCTGAATTCGTCACACACGAGGTCGACGGTCTTCTCTGCGACCCGACTGCAATCGACACGTTCGCCGCGTTCATTGCCACAGTTCTCGACAACTCGTCATTTGCCAGGACTCTCGCGGAAAACGGCCGGCGCCGGGTTGAATCTTTTACATGGGATCACACGGCGAGCGCGTACGAAGCGCTCTACGCCCAATTCTGA